One window of the Anolis sagrei isolate rAnoSag1 chromosome 5, rAnoSag1.mat, whole genome shotgun sequence genome contains the following:
- the NUP50 gene encoding nuclear pore complex protein Nup50, which yields MAKRIAEKELTDRNWDQEEDTEEAGTFSVASKDILKNRAIKKAKRRNVGFESESGGAFKGFKGFVLPSGTGGFSGFGNGTGTKPLGGLSNGSSSTSSITNNSSFSDLKTAGESQTAFSSVVSSGSVSNTAVEKTLANVEVNGECQQPLSSGFTQSKACSSDVYHKQLAALNCSVRDWIVKHVNANPLCDLTPIFRDYEKYLAEIENHGTSSDSSPGSNSKKATGTPSGSAFGNSCLQQGSAFLFNSKKPEDTAGKKTELEKKAEPNPGSLPTVSFTFSKSVDNSGLNSGIGSSFSFSSGSTGLFGKEAKQGKVLPSFSSSALDTPVESGSSENKEGDEDEEEPPKVLVNEVKEDDAFYSKKCKIFYKKDNEFKEKGVGTLHLKTAGNQKTQLLVRADTNLGNILLNILVPPKMPCSRTGKNNVLIVCVPNPPVDEKNATIPVPMLIRVKTSEDADELHKILLEKKEI from the exons ATGGCTAAAAGAATTGCAGAAAAGGAGCTCACTGATAGAAATTGGGATCAAGAAGAAGACACTGAAGAG gcagGAACGTTCTCAGTCGCCAGTAAAGACATTTTGAAGAACAGAGCTATTAAGAAAGCGAAACGGAGGAACGTGGGGTTTGAG TCTGAAAGTGGTGGCGCTTTCAAAGGGTTTAAAGGTTTCGTTTTACCTTCTGGAACTGGTGGATTTTCTGGTTTTGGCAATGGCACCGGAACTAAACCTTTAGGAGGGCTATCCAATGGCAGCAGCAGTACCAGCAGCATTACAAACAATTCTTCATTCTCTGATTTAAAGACAGCTGGTGAATCACAGACTGCATTTA GTTCTGTAGTATCCAGTGGCTCAGTCAGTAATACTGCAGTTGAGAAAACGCTTGCAAATGTGGAAGTTAATGGCGAATGTCAGCAGCCACTGTCATCCGGATTCACTCAGAGTAAAGCATGCAGCTCTGATGTTTATCATAAACAGTTAGCTGCTCTGAATTGTTCCGTGCGTGACTGGATAGTAAAACATGTAAATGCCAATCCGCTCTGTGACCTGACACCGATATTCCGAGACTACGAGAAATATTTAGCTGAAATAGAAAACCATGGAACAAGTAGTGACAGCAGTCCTGGAAGCAACAGTAAGAAGGCAACTGGAACTCCGTCTGGCTCTGCATTTGGGAATTCATGTCTGCAGCAAGGCTCTGCATTTTTATTTAACAGCAAGAAACCTGAAGATACAGCAGGAAAGAAGACAGAATTGGAAAAGAAAGCAGAACCAAACCCAGGGTCTTTGCCAACTGTCTCATTTACATTTAGCAAGAGTGTTGACAACTCTGGTCTGAATTCTGGTATTGGGTctagtttctctttctcttcgGGAAGTACAGGGTTATTTGGAAAAGAAGCAAAGCAGGGAAAGGTTCTTCCTTCATTCTCCAGCAGCGCGTTAGATACGCCAGTAGAAAGTGGGAGCAGCGAAAATAAAG AGGGTGATGAAGACGAggaggagccaccaaaagtaCTAGTTAATGAAGTAAAGGAAGACGATGCCTTCTACTCAAAGAA ATGTAAAATCTTTTACAAGAAAGATAATGAGTTTAAAGAAAAAGGAGTAGGAACACTACACTTAAAAActgcaggaaatcagaagactcaGCTCTTAGTTCGGGCGGATACTAATTTAG GCAACATACTGCTGAACATTTTGGTGCCCCCCAAGATGCCATGCTCAAGAACGGGAAAGAACAACGTTCTCATTGTCTGTGTCCCAAATCCTCCTGTTGATGAGAAGAATGCCACCATTCCGGTTCCTATGCTGATAAGAGTGAAAACAAGCGAGGATGCAGATGAGTTGCACAAAATTTTACTGGAGAAAAAAGAGATCTAA